From a region of the Besnoitia besnoiti strain Bb-Ger1 chromosome I, whole genome shotgun sequence genome:
- a CDS encoding hypothetical protein (encoded by transcript BESB_006580), with translation MDREQFLASLEKYHLERGHPYVPGRLLGQKVDLYEMFMAAMRQGGFPRINKNNKWGYLAKHLRLVPKDKPPSAQDLEQVKRYYVKWIRHFEGERVPQHIKKDLIPPGMELPCKRSSSSSSAHSSSHGLGPSPGARAPGGAVPGALGAVGVPGISQTPGLFFDPQNPLSAFSNSALHPSQKAFPFPLGFGGNAGVAPSSYFGVGGGPAGAAWAGGASAAPTGAETQQLVGLQPQGMLLPGTPFFPGSSPFHDEQLLALGTAGPRTRNERRLAQQFGGAGAAGAGAPGSLGPGGTVLEMSRKRSKFFLKYSPEAVAERRWKRRRREALIAQGVLPPAVDVFRLQQCLEERRFAPADFVFALNVLYHLSQPDRGISVQQHPGLIDQLSGILSEAALSARETLLRRLHPSSGSPDLPAFFLSLFDADGSPSSRLSLLHDPLRPADLLPPFPFASDAVDAAPCPPGWKDADATLHVVALVAAILSNILFETGNVNFLGGVSRQCLLDASVAAGLQIAPEAGEGDGARSNFKNDSSFWEEACLAARGASLLRTGGPAAATGVVCPGLGGRGFGLAGAGGRGLLTPAGSPGAGGSSVGPGETVVSPDGLIIACGGGNDADEEETKLAALREEERKKNLEAASGAYGEDDEDREDEGSEAEAIELEEEILLGLSDKADIAFTRQGRMFRRFPSSSASGESSSASGSLGGSGLLGASGLGAGSAVGGSGVVSSSGALGSSGLLLSLSGSGGSGSNGDGSGASGGTKTREQERLAAMVRERTLKGLSSSLLSALDCCAISAYEGERYISSVSTETAMRVLEAFLVRERKKKFKLVCSPTSAAGGAASQASLYAAEKESESERDTEKAAEQSVEMTDEDREQPTCKEGGTQEEGGARQHGEGHQTQGKEGEVERRASAEKAPLPNSRRLLLSNAKKAVAALADALAAVGAERRNAVREEGEERKEKEEEVERQVCGLLTAAAKGDVAGLLHLLIQEQLCLVGHEENRLASFFADLEGGEGTEPQGASQTRPALSLGLLAGYGAARRAVDIQAAAKEAGLMREALRQSDCESEREARGSEAVAAAVALRRETSEGGETTGEERKETQVRPVEETRSQAHESLSTEAALAETMGLDLRFPALGSCASSSAEAADSEMHPSLPSSPDDSHATGSSSSTSASPPCSQACNGEKDLTAHELHRGDGECDRASSASALSSEATGGTPAVNDEAGSAGRCGESASAAYPCPLPATASPLVHTGRAVEAALCAGEMSEAQNLLFGRPVSISAARQASSAVPLFSATVLRPRVKGEREAEGAPDRRSPSASGFSPSSFCGCAPAPGAQRQDAAEGGRDSEARGAARNRKREEGGKAGEPEKKVDEQDARRGEDDEVFAAAVRTPLLLGHLDAEKAEFAFDFAAFLSPLASRAEAANLLHSLSLAAAAASPSPSPASQDLFLQQFSDLGVLFSKSAACPIFALKKDDRSKGPNVSSKAVSHLKKKGKACVLVGAEKQSAFSVESFLRLEMRNVLHALHCVAERAAASREQRLNFYRHVSRIFQSLLFSASSSLGQAPLTWQRPHGLAAFLLALQLLILSDPQRLGKALGPIYARVVAASSLLLPQPPAEKGKRLPALAQGSSGLSCRADEEREKDRSGGRRRAEPDKVCSEMDAEGEEAETAKEADEQKEARSPAHKKRETEDDSWGAASAGSSPAEKTKRAAEEEKEEEEEDWELNTAERVRLIGWEKLKKMLDGLSPQLETAIACVKAFTALVSLLPAPPSPSLFSSSSALLYRDAPQSSWLALSFVSSVARLFRGLQEISHTRIPRVLQCAAGLHFLQAASEFASQMLLFRQTAIYAHLEIFLAVAAAILDLEVSVPSLQLPRVLTKAGLAVMYLAVDGPAEALCEVLECAAADLAGKRDDDVALSPVSLSREARRRRRRPSPAAVEAAARLFLTPLLRFLKFRLQRAVRIQSQSELADPLAPCTAMYETEANRRLVSAACASPFATVIPQSFVSSASSGSAKGGVSLDKSRGGWSYSHFIGAVDEIPEEVVTWKEKAAPPKSASSPASKGAEALLPDAKGLSPSLSRSACGQTRAERSGQFSAPSNSLQKRSNQPERRLRGGPSASLAPDAAEAPEGRKTGAGGGGRGAHGDGEEALAVEEYRRSAAAIAECFFPEFFPQDEPEPSATQKAQTDGREAAKARGRQAEGREPNSESGLPASAKDGDSSTVAERRVHQRARPNGTGVFDGEGAGVERKMDSEADIVGAHAAETPRAKAEEFASVSSPSSLVRGDSHEREDDASPTSSLRSAAERKGDDDQGSDVDMGEGDREAGAGPVPVFGQEETHGAPLPSQNRQENEQERSGGSSASFYSSSGGYYPGNPGQQGEHGSASSSSYYQQSSFSPSFSSSTPQPHAPANSSGVWQQSGSVSMPGVGGGAHQGHMYPSSSYSPPNAFSSSPHGNVPNRGDQQGQWMAMHHQQPPQQQHYSSSPYYADNYYGSSSSSSWRQQQWLQWQHEQQRAVARQVCGGAGGPPAGSAGAGDPAFGSFPSSYPQASASSSYPHSSAHMLPPNQQQPAAQQWGGNMYGGGGPWPQGGGAGSGQQRDGQFFMDGSSGAEGAGATNVHQMPGASPQQPSGSHASGAPGRAGAKEGDEAQGGRWMNFPPHMQQGGSQENMGLMGGRCSADGLPSEAQYGVQKEGAHDPSGRPFGVPPSAQPRPSSHNVPYPGDARRNGTASANLYATEMAADVSSADSVKGSSAPPQPGLQMPSAPHTERMAPHMNSQYGPPSFMSAPGGASGMGASMPPRGGAAGSVFHPCSAPFGSPHDRTGVRPVAEVYPGMSPAPHSGENPAQGNYPHFYSVYGSSHPLAAQGGDLMHALHRGDASGAKPHRPGAPGARGAGDSKDPVAPERDERDEEGGNGAPGSALEGAGADGESAHAAAKGSGRAASPASGGVSAKKKCVKKEDSRGGAADGGIGAAAIAAAIAFGDEEAKVDDDVLVGVSVLLLLASNSLTLPLLRPHLPAITELAWFKTTASGALFSVIQEMLSSFRDAPPVHLRGFRDGAAYFPSSRVKEERDESDAKASEEREQDEDRERRISDEFAKLGDSRDLLLVRKVGEAGKVLRVPETVEMRGG, from the exons ATGGATCGCGAACAGTTTCTGGCGAGTCTCGAGAAATACCACTTGGAGCGCGGGCACCCCTACGTGCctggccgcctcctcgggcaGAAGGTGGATCTGTATGAGATGTTCATGGCTGCCATGAGACAGGGAGGGTTCCCACGAATCAACAAAAACAACAAATGGGGCTACCTCGCGAAGCACCTCCGCCTGGTGCCGAAGGACAAACCGCCGTCTGCTCAGGATCTTGAACAG GTCAAGCGCTACTATGTCAAATGGATTCGGCACttcgaaggcgagcgcgtgcCGCAGCACATCAAGAAAGACCTCATTCCTCCTGGCATGGAGTTGCCTTGcaagcgcagcagcagctcgtcgtccgccCACTCTTCGTCTCACGGCCTTGGCCCTTCGCCAGGCGCCCGGGCACCGGGGGGGGCGGTGCCTGGCGCTCTAGGAGCCGTCGGCGTTCCCGGCATTTCTCAGACTCCGGGCCTTTTCTTCGATCCTCAGAACcccctctctgccttctcaaATTCAGCCTTGCACCCGTCTCAAAAAGCTTTTCCCTTTCCTCTCGGGTTCGGTGGAAACGCCGGCGTGGCGCCCAGTTCCTACTTCGGTGTCGGCGGCGGGCCCGCAGGAGCCGCGTgggccggcggcgccagcgcggccccgacgggcgcggagacgcagcagctaGTTGGGCTCCAGCCGCAGGGCATGCTCCTGCCCGGCACGCCGTTCTTCCCAGGCTCCTCCCCCTTCCACGATGAACAACTGCTCGCCTTAGGCACAGCAggcccgcggacgcggaacGAGCGGAGACTCGCCCAGCAGtttggcggcgcgggggccgcTGGGGCCGGAGCGCCCGGCAGCCTAGGCCCCGGGGGGACGGTTCTCGAAATGAGTCGCAAGAGAAGCAA GTTTTTCCTCAAGTATTCGCCCGAGGCAGTCGCGGAGCGGCGTTggaagcgaagacggcgcgaggccctcaTCGCGCAGGGCGTCCTGCCTCCTGCCGTTG ATGTCTTCCGTCTCCAGCAGTGTTTGGAGGAGCGACGCTTCGCCCCCGCCGATTTCGTTTTCGCCTTGAACGTGCTTTACCACCTCTCACAGCCTGACCGGGGCATCTCCGTTCAACAG CATCCAGGTCTAATAGACCAGCTCAGCGGTATCCTTTCTGAGGCCGCCTTGTCGGCGCGTGAaacgcttcttcgccgtctccatCCGTCGTCTGGCTCCCCCGACTTGCCGgctttttttctgtcgcTTTTCGATGCGGACgggtctccttcgtctcgcttGTCTCTGCTGCACGACCCCCTTCGCCCCGCCGATCTTCTACCGCCTTTCCCGTTCGCCTCGGATGCGGTGGACGCTGCACCCTGCCCACCTGGCTggaaagacgcagacgcgacttTGCACGTAGTCGCTCTGGTTGCCGCGATTCTGAGCAATATCCTATTCGAAACCGGGAACGTGAACTTCTTGggaggcgtctcgcgccaGTGTCTGCTCGATGCATCGGTCGCCGCTGGGCTCCAAATCGCGCCAGAGGCCGGGGAGGGAGACGGCGCTCGGTCAAACTTTAAAAACGACTCTTCCTTCTGGGAAGAagcctgcctcgccgcccggggggcctctcttctccggACTGGaggccccgcggcggcgaccggcgtGGTGTGCCCAGGCCTGGGGGGTCGGGGCTtcgggctcgccggcgcgggcggcagggGCCTCCTGACCCCGGCCGGGTcgccgggggcggggggtAGCAGTGTGGG CCCCGGAGAGACTGTCGTCAGCCCCGACGGCTTGATCAttgcctgcggcggaggaaatGACGctgacgaagaagaaacaaagctcgctgcgcttcgAGAAGAGGAGCGAAAGAAGAATCTGGAggccgcctctggcgcgtacggtgaagacgacgaagacagggaggacgagggaagcgaggcagaagcgaTTGAGCTCGAGGAGGAAATTCTTCTGGGCCTGTCTGAC AAGGCAGATATTGCATTTACTCGGCAAGGCCGAATGTTTCGccgctttccttcttcctccgccagcggcgagtcTTCGAGCGCGAGTGGCTCTCTGGGGGGCAGTGGGCTTCTTGGCGCTTCGGGCCTGGGCGCAGGCTCTGCGGTGGGGGGATCTGGGGTTGTCTCGTCCTCGGGAGCGTTGGGATCCAGCGGTCTGCTTCTGTCGCTCTCGGGCTCAGGGGGCAGCGGCTCAAACGGAGACGGGTCGGGGGCGTCGGGCGGCACCAAAACCCGTGAGCAGGAGCGACTGGCAGCGATGGTGAGAGAGCGTACTTTAAAGGGtctgtcttcctctctcctgtcCGCACTCGACTGCTGCGCAATCTCCGCCTACGAGGGAGAGCGATACATTTCATCGGTCAGCACAGAGACGGCTATGCGCGTGTTGGAGGCGTTCCTCGTCCgggagcggaagaagaagttCAAGCTAGTCTGTTCGCCGACGAGTGCtgccggaggcgctgcctctcAGGCCTCCTTGTATGCAGCTGAAAAAGAGAGCGAAAGTGAGAGAGACACGGAGAAAGCGGCCGAGCAATCCGTGGAGATGACGGATGAGGACCGAGAGCAACCGACTTGCAAAGAGGGCGGGACACAGGAGGAGGGCGGTGCGCGCCAGCATGGAGAAGGGCATCAGACACAGGGCAAGGAGGGAGAAGTCGAGAGGAGGGCTTCGGCTGAGAAGGCCCCGTTGCCCAACTCACGTCGACTCCTTCTCTCgaacgcgaagaaggccgtcgccgctctggCGGACGCACTGGCGGCCGTtggagcagagaggcggaacGCAGTGAGagaagagggggaggagaggaaagaaaaagaggaggaagtgGAACGGCaagtctgcggcctcctcacTGCGGCTGCGAAAGGTGACGTGGCCggccttcttcatcttctgaTTCAGGAGCAGCTCTGCCTTGTTGGGCATGAGGAGAATCGCCTTGCGTCCTTTTTCGCAGACCTCGAAGGGGGTGAGGGAACCGAGCCTCAGGGGGCGTCCCAGACAAGGcccgcgctctcgctcggcctcctcgcgggaTATGGGGCCGCCAGAAGGGCTGTGGATAtccaggcggccgcgaaggaagCGGGGCTGatgcgagaggcgctgcgccagagTGACTGCGaaagcgagcgcgaggctcgcggtTCAGAGGCAGTTGCGGCAGCGGTCGCGTTACGCCGCGAGACGAGCGAAGGGGGCGAGACTaccggcgaagagcgaaagGAAACGCAGGTTCGACCCGTGGAAGAAACACGCTCCCAGGCTCACGAGTCGCTTTCTACTGAGGCGGCTCTAGCGGAGACCATGGGGCTCGACTTGCGCTTTCCGGCTCTaggctcctgcgcctcttcttcggctgAAGCCGCCGACAGCGAGATGCACCCATCCCTTCCATCGTCGCCAGACGACAGCCACGCGACAGGCTCGTCATCTTCCACGTCGGCGTCCCCCCCGTGTTCGCAAGCATGCAATGGAGAGAAGGATTTGACGGCGCACGAGCTgcaccgcggcgacggcgagtgcgaccgcgcgtcttcggcctccgctctctcgtcTGAGGCGACCGGAGGCACGCCCGCAGTCAACGACGAGGCGGGGAGCGCTGGGCGCTGTGGGGAgtcggcctctgccgcgtaCCCTTGCCCCCTCCCTGCGACCGCCTCTCCTCTAGTGCACACGGGACGAGCGGTGGAGGCTGCGCTGTGTGCAGGGGAGATGTCCGAGGCGCAGAATCTCCTTTTCGGGCGACCCGTCTCCATttccgcggcgcgacaggcctcgtcggcggtgcctctcttctcagcGACCGtcctgcgcccgcgagtGAAGGGGGAGCGTGAGGCGGAGGGGGCCCCGGACAGGCGCAGCCCGAGTGCCTCCGGcttttcgccgtcttcgttcTGCGGAtgtgcgcccgcgccgggtGCTCAGAGGCaagacgcggcggaaggcgggaGGGATAGCGAAGCGAGGGGCGCAGCGCGGAACagaaagcgcgaggagggtgGCAAGGCAGGGGAACCTGAGAAGAAGGTGGATGAGCAGGATgccaggcgcggagaagatgACGAGGTGTTTGCCGCGGCTGTCCGCACGCCGTTGCTTCTCGGGCACCTGgatgcggagaaggcggaatTTGCTTTCGACTTTGCCGCGTTCctgtcgccgctggcgtcgcgtgcggaggcggcgaaccTGCTTCattcgctctcgctcgcggcggcggccgccagcccgtctccttcgcctgcgtcgcaggATTTGTTTTTGCAGCAGTTCTCCGACCTGGGTGTCCTGTTCAGCAAGAGCGCGGCATGTCCAATCTTTGCGCTGAAGAAGGACGACCGGAGTAAGGGGCCGAATGTCTCCTCGAAGGCCGTTTCGCATCTCAAGAAGAAGGGAAAGGCCTGCGTGCTCGTtggcgcggagaagcagagcgcgTTTTCTGTGGAGTCGTTCCTGCGTCTGGAGATGCGGAatgtgctgcatgcgcttcactgcgtcgcggagagagcggctgcCTCCCGCGAACAGAGACTCAATTTCTACAGGCATGTGTCGCGGATTTTCCAGTCGCTCCTTTTCtcagcctcctcgtcgctgggTCAGGCGCCTCTCACGTGGCAGCGGCCGCACGGCTTGGCTGCTTttctgctcgcgctgcaACTCCTCATTCTCAGCGACCCGCAGAGACTCGGCAAAGCGCTCGGACCGATctacgcgcgcgtcgtcgcagcgtcctctctcctcctcccgcagccgcccgcggagaagggcaagcgtctgccggcgctggCCCAGGGCTCGTCGGGGTTGAGCTGCAGAGCggacgaggagagggagaaagatCGCtcgggggggcggaggcgg gcagagCCAGACAAAGTGTGCAGCGAGAtggacgcagaaggcgaagaagccgagacAGCGAAGGAAGCCGACGagcagaaggaggcgcgctcgcccgcccacaagaagagagagactgaGGACGACAGTTggggcgcggcctccgcaggcagcagtccagcagagaagacgaagagagccgccgaggaggagaaggaagaggaggaggaagactgGGAGCTGAACACCGCcgagcgcgtccgcctcaTAGGCTGGGAAAAACTGAAAAAAATGCTGGACGGGCTCAGTCCTCAGCTTGAGACTGCGATCGCCTGCGTCAAAGCCTTCACCGCGCTTGTCTCACTG ctgcctgctcctccttcgccgtcgctgttttcgtcttcgtctgcgctgctctacagggacgcgccgcagtcgtcgtggctcgcgctctccttcgtctcctccgtgGCACGCCTCTTCAGGGGCCTCCAGGAAATTTCTCACACGCGCATTCCCCGCGTGCTTCAGTGTGCAGCGG GTCTCCATTTCCTCCAGGCGGCATCCGAGTTCGCTTCGCAGATGCTTCTTTTCCGGCAGACG GCAATCTACGCCCATCTCGAGATCtttctcgcggtcgcggcggcgattCTGGATCTCGAGGTCTCCGTCCCATCTCTTCAGCTCCCGCGTGTCTTAACGAAAG CGGGGCTTGCAGTGATGTATCTCGCCGTAGACGGtcctgcggaggcgctctGTGAAGTCCTCGAGTGCGCAGCGGCTGATCTCGCGGGCAAGAGGGACGACGACGTGGCTTTGTCCCCTGTGTCTCTATCGAGAgaggcccgccgccgcagacggagaccgtctcctgcggcggtggaggcggcagccaggCTCTTCCTTACGCCGCTACTCCGCTTCCTCAAGTTCCGTCTG CAACGCGCCGTGAGAATCCAGTCGCAGAGCGAGTTGGCAGACCCACTCGCCCCCTGCACGGCAATGTATGAGACGGAGGCAAATCGCCGTCTGGTGtccgctgcgtgcgcgagcCCGTTCGCCACGGTCATTCCCCAGTCCTtcgtttcctccgcgtcctcgggcTCCGCAAAGGGCGGCGTGTCGCTTGACAAGAGCCGCGGAGGTTGGAGCTATTCGCACTTCATCGGGGCTGTCGACGAGATCCCCGAAGAGGTGGTGACGTGGAAGGAGAAAGCAGCGCCCCCCAagagcgcgtcgtcgccggcttccaagggcgcggaggcgctgctgcctgaCGCGAAGGGACTCAGCCCCAGCCTCAGTCGATCTGCATGtgggcagacgcgcgccgagaggagCGGGCAGTTTTCGGCTCCCTCAAATTCCCTGCAGAAGCGAAGCAACCAGCCGGAGCGAAGGCTGCGGGGGGGGCCCTCGGCCTCCttggcgcccgacgccgctgaAGCCCCAGAGGGACGGAagacaggcgcgggcggaggagggcggggcgCCCACGgtgacggcgaggaagcgctgGCAGTCGAAGAGTACCGCAGGTCAGCTGCCGCGATCGCGGAGTGCTTCTTCCCGGAATTCTTTCCGCAAGACGAACCAGAGCCtagcgcgacgcagaaggcacaGACAGACGgtcgagaggcggcgaaagcgcgaggcaggcaggCAGAGGGCAGGGAACCGAATTCTGAGTCAGGGCTGCCCGCAAGCGCGAAAGACGGTGACAGCAGCACGGTCGCTGAGCGGAGAGTGCaccagcgcgcgaggccgaacGGAACAGGAGTTTTCGATGGCGAAGGGGCTGGCGTGGAGCGGAAGATGGACTCGGAAGCAGACATCGTGGGTGCGCatgctgcagagacaccgcGAGCGAAGGCCGAAGAATTCGCGTCTGTTTCATCTCCATCTTCTCTggtgcgcggcgacagccacgagagagaggacgacgcctcCCCGACGAGCTCCCTGCGCTCCGCGGCAGAGCGTAAGGGCGACGACGATCAAGGCAGCGACGTGGATATGGGGGAAGGCGACCGGGAAGCGGGGGCAGGCCCTGTCCCGGTGTTTGGGCAGGAGGAGACTCACGGGgctccgcttccttctcaGAACCGTCAAGAAAACGAGCAAGAGCGCAGCGGTGGTTCATCGGCTTCTTTCTATTCCTCGTCTGGGGGCTACTACCCCGGAAATCCTGGGCAGCAAGGCGAGCATGgatctgcgtcttcctcctcgtatTATCAGCAATCCTCGTTTTCCCCGTCGTTCTCTTCATCCACAccgcagccgcacgcgcccgcAAACTCGTCAGGCGTCTGGCAGCAGTCCGGGAGCGTCTCCATGCCTGGAGTAGGAGGCGGAGCTCATCAGGGGCACATGTACCCGTCCTCCTCCTACTCGCCCCCGAACGCattctcttcgtcgcctcacGGGAACGTGCCCAACAGGGGAGATCAGCAGGGCCAGTGGATGGCAATGCATCACCAGCAGCCgccccagcagcagcactactcttcttctccctaCTATGCAGACAACTACTACgggtcttcctcctcgtcctcctggCGACAGCAGCAGTGGCTCCAGTGGCAGCatgagcagcagcgcgccgtcgcccgtcAGGTGTGCGGCGGGGCGGGAGGCCCTCCGGCCGGGTCGGCTGGGGCGGGAGACCCTGCTTTCGGGTCGTTCCCGTCTTCGTATCCCCAGGCGAGCGCTTCCTCTTCCTATCCTCACTCCTCTGCACACATGCTCCCTCCCAACCAGCAGCAACCCGCCGCACAGCAGTGGGGCGGCAACATGTACGGAGGAGGTGGTCCTTGGCCGCAGGGAGGGGGCGCCGGCTCggggcagcagagagacggtCAATTCTTCATGGACGGCAGCAGTGGAGccgagggggcgggggccaCAAATGTGCACCAGATGCCGggagcgtctccgcagcagccgtcTGGGTCGcacgcctccggcgcgccggggcgcgcgggcgcgaaagaaggcgacgaggcacaGGGCGGCCGGTGGATGAATTTCCCGCCCCACATGCAGCAGGGGGGAAGCCAAGAGAATATGGGTCTCATGGGAGGTCGCTGTTCCGCCGATGGACTTCCTTCCGAAGCCCAGTACGGCGTGCAGAAGGAGGGGGCACATGACCCGTCGGGTCGTCCCTTCGGGgtcccgccctccgcccaGCCGCGCCCCAGCTCGCACAACGTGCCCTAcccgggagacgcgcgacgcaaCGGCACTGCCTCCGCGAACCTGTACGCTACCGAAATGGCGGCGGACGTCTCCTCCGCAGATTCTGTGAAGGGGTCATCTGCCCCCCCCCAGCCGGGTCTCCAGATGCCCAGTGCACCCCACACGGAGCGCATGGCCCCACACATGAATTCTCAGTACGGGCCGCCGTCGTTCATGTctgcgcccggcggcgccagtGGGATGGGGGCCTCGATGCCGCcccggggcggcgcggcggggtcTGTCTTCCATCCGTGTTCGGCGCCGTTTGGCTCGCCGCATGACCGAACTGGGGTGCGGCCCGTAGCGGAGGTGTACCCCGGGATGTCCCCCGCCCCGCACAGCGGTGAGAATCCGGCACAGGGCAACTACCCGCACTTCTATTCCGTGTACGGCTCCTCGCACCCGCTTGCCGCTCAGGGCGGCGACCTCATGCATGCGTTGCATCGCGGAGACGCTTCGGGCGCCAAGCCGCATCGGCCTGGCGCTCCTGGTgctcgaggcgcgggcgatTCGAAAGATCCAGTGGCAcccgagagagacgaacgcgacgaggaaggcgggaACGGCGCGCCTGGGTCTGCGTTGGAGGGCGCGGGGGCCGACGGAGAGTccgcccacgccgccgcgaagggcagcggccgagcggcctcgcccgcgagcggaggAGTCAGTGCCAAAAAGAAGTGCGTAAAGAAGGAAGACAGTCGAGGCGGAGCGGCAGATGGAGgcatcggcgccgcggccatAGCCGCTGCAATCGCCTTCGGAgatgaagaagcgaaagTTGACGACGATGTGCTCGTCGGCGTCagcgtcctcctcctgctcgcctccAACTCTCTcacgctgccgctgctgcgaccCCACCTTCCCGCCATCACAGAG CTTGCGTGGTTcaagacgacggcgagcggcgccttgTTCTCAGTTATCCAAGAGATGCTTTCCTCTttccgcgacgcgccgccggtgcATTTGCGAGGCTTCCGCGACGGAGCTGCGTATTTCCCTTCTTCGCGTGTGAAGGAGGAGCGGGACGAAAgtgacgcgaaggcgagcgaggagagggagcaggACGAAGACCGCGAACGCCGAATTTCTGATGAATTCGCCAAACTGGGGGACTCGCGGGATCTCCTCTTGGTGCGCAAAGTGGGGGAAGCCGGAAAGGTCCTGCGCGTGCCAGAGACCGTTGAGATGCGAGGAGGGTGA